A part of Citrifermentans bremense genomic DNA contains:
- a CDS encoding ComEA family DNA-binding protein — protein MPTSSRLAIWCIALLLSLTLYAKGRFPAPKGEEAAFLRDRGGTVAVRLSGDFPQAGVYRFPDGTSIATAIKMTVADPEALGVLPASSSMVLQNGDVLTLGLPEREKAVISITKMGVRERMLLGVPLDPDRMSAKEWALLPGIGPVLSERIVTERHENGAFGSLEGVSRVPGIGPAKLEAIRRYF, from the coding sequence ATGCCCACGAGCAGCCGACTCGCCATCTGGTGTATCGCACTGCTCCTCTCCCTGACTCTCTACGCAAAAGGCCGCTTTCCCGCCCCGAAGGGTGAGGAAGCGGCCTTTTTGCGTGATCGGGGAGGGACGGTCGCGGTGCGGCTTTCAGGCGATTTCCCCCAGGCCGGCGTCTATCGGTTTCCCGACGGTACCTCGATTGCGACCGCCATTAAAATGACGGTCGCGGATCCGGAGGCTCTAGGAGTGCTTCCTGCCAGCTCGTCCATGGTGCTGCAAAACGGAGATGTTCTCACCCTTGGCCTTCCCGAAAGGGAAAAAGCTGTGATTTCAATCACTAAAATGGGAGTGAGGGAACGGATGCTGCTGGGGGTGCCCTTGGATCCGGACCGGATGTCCGCGAAGGAATGGGCGCTGCTGCCGGGGATCGGGCCGGTGCTCTCGGAAAGAATCGTGACGGAGCGTCACGAAAATGGCGCTTTCGGCTCTCTGGAGGGGGTGTCGCGGGTGCCGGGGATCGGGCCCGCAAAGCTTGAAGCTATCAGAAGATATTTCTAA